One genomic window of Coffea eugenioides isolate CCC68of chromosome 1, Ceug_1.0, whole genome shotgun sequence includes the following:
- the LOC113766896 gene encoding MDIS1-interacting receptor like kinase 2-like, with protein sequence MLESKLPLELGEMKSIETMNLSHNRMSGSIPKSFDHCFSLISIDISYNQLEGPLPNTSAFQKAPFDALTNNKCLCGTVSGLNPCSQSTQKKTSRRTFKRMIFLIVAPMLATMLLLIVVMGIFIRARSGTRSVENKPQEFARNVFSVWSFDGKMIYQNIIDAIENFNPKYCIGAGGFGSVFRAELPNGQVVAVKKLHATDGDALWRPKDFANEIRALTNIRHRNIVKLYGFCSHVQHTFLVYEFLEGGSLMHLLTNDETAAKFDWIKRVNIVKDVANALSYMHQNCSHSIIHRDISSKNILLDSEYQAHISDSGTARILMPDSSHWSSFAGTYGYAAPELAYTMEVNEKCDVYSFGVLALEVILGKHPGDLILSTLSASSSTSTAHDILLKDIMDPRLSSPSKQESKQVTLVAKLALSCIEPNSQLRPTMKQVCIQLLKEIPSQFNIFPMVTIGQLLDL encoded by the exons ATGTTGGAATCAAAATTGCCACTAGAGCTAGGCGAGATGAAAAGCATTGAGACGATGAATCTTTCGCATAATAGGATGTCGGGTTCCATCCCAAAAAGCTTTGATCATTGCTTCAGTTTGATTTCCATTGATATATCCTACAATCAATTGGAAGGTCCTCTCCCCAACACCAGCGCATTTCAAAAAGCTCCATTTGATGCTCTGACAAACAATAAATGTTTATGTGGCACTGTTTCCGGTTTGAATCCTTGCTCTCAATCAACTCAAAAGAAGACTAGTAGAAGGACATTTAAAAGAATGATCTTTCTAATTGTCGCTCCAATGCTAGCAACCATGCTTCTTTTGATCGTGGTCATGGGAATCTTCATTCGTGCAAGGTCAGGGACGAGAAGCGTGGAGAACAAGCCTCAGGAATTTGCTAGAAATGTATTCTCTGTCTGGAGCTTTGATGGGAAAATGATCTATCAGAACATTATTGATGCAATAGAGAATTTCAACCCCAAGTATTGCATTGGAGCGGGAGGATTTGGAAGTGTATTTAGAGCAGAGTTGCCAAATGGTCAAGTGGTTGCTGTCAAGAAACTTCATGCAACGGATGGTGATGCCTTGTGGAGGCCAAAAGATTTCGCCAATGAGATTCGTGCACTAACAAATATAAGGCATCGCAATATCGTGAAGCTATATGGATTTTGTTCACATGTGCAACACACTTTCTTGGTTTATGAATTCTTGGAAGGTGGAAGCTTGATGCACTTGTTGACAAATGATGAAACAGCAGCCAAGTTTGATTGGATCAAGAGGGTAAACATTGTTAAAGATGTTGCAAATGCATTATCTTACATGCATCAGAATTGTTCGCATTCCATAATTCATCGAGATATATCTAGCAAAAATATTTTGTTAGACTCTGAGTATCAAGCCCATATTTCTGACTCTGGCACCGCAAGAATCTTGATGCCTGATTCATCTCATTGGAGTTCATTTGCTGGAACATATGGATATGCTGCCCCAG AACTTGCTTATACCATGGAAGTAAATGAAAAATGTGATGTTTATAGTTTTGGAGTATTAGCTTTAGAAGTGATCTTGGGCAAGCATCCAGGTGATCTTATATTGTCAACATTGTCGGCATCATCATCTACTTCAACAGCACATGATATACTGCTGAAAGACATTATGGATCCTCGACTTTCATCTCCAAGTAAGCAAGAGTCTAAACAAGTGACCTTGGTGGCAAAGCTAGCATTATCATGCATAGAACCCAATTCTCAATTAAGGCCGACAATGAAGCAAGTGTGCATCCAACTGTTGAAGGAAATACCATCTCAATTCAACATATTTCCAATGGTTACAATTGGACAACTTCTGGACCTATAA
- the LOC113766908 gene encoding MDIS1-interacting receptor like kinase 2-like: MAIRFTAKVFSLEFHCEIYPANMSILNYSICPICLVSVCLAILHLLSSSRINAASDQMHSASSTGSEGKALLIWKASLDNYSQSQLSSWLPSVNPCSTWIGVRCNKAGRVSVINITSSGIKGTLDHLKFSSLPHITRFDLYRNALHGTVPANIGNLSRLIYLRLASNQLSGAIPIQISQLTNLRFLYLSNNSSNGSIPKEVTFLMSLVHLSLTVNEFTGSIPSSIGNMTDLTVLDLEGNKLSGSIPEEIGKLRSLIELSLASNMFLGSIPQSIRNLGNLTFLYLTNNFLSGPIPEGIWSLLSLEELLFQKNNLTGNIPNSIGNLKMLVFLNIFGNELTGHIPSSIGNLTKLKYLDLSQNNLYGAIPPELGTLKLLAYISIFENQLSGALPDGFNNLTHLNVLMLSQNYLTGHLPQNICIGRSLTRFVVSENNFVGAMPRSLKNCSSLRVINVADNQLSGSISEEFGIHPDVEFINLNKNKFFGQLSWNWSGYLNLTALGISNNNLSGRIPSGLGELSRLQILYLSSNHLHGKIPRSLGKLTLLLSLKLHNNSLSGNIPSEIG; the protein is encoded by the coding sequence ATGGCCATTAGATTCACAGCAAAAGTTTTCTCTTTAGAATTTCATTGTGAAATATATCCAGCAAATATGTCAATTCTGAATTATTCCATCTGCCCAATTTGTTTAGTTTCTGTATGCTTGGCCATCCTTCACTTACTCTCCAGTTCTAGAATTAATGCTGCTTCTGATCAAATGCATTCAGCATCAAGTACTGGAAGTGAAGGGAAAGCTCTTTTAATATGGAAAGCCAGTCTTGACAATTATAGCCAATCCCAGTTGTCATCGTGGTTGCCTTCTGTCAATCCTTGCAGTACTTGGATTGGAGTTCGATGCAACAAAGCTGGTCGAGTATCGGTAATTAACATCACTAGTTCTGGCATCAAAGGTACACTTGATCATCTCAAATTTTCTTCTCTACCCCATATAACTAGATTTGATCTTTATCGTAATGCCCTCCATGGAACCGTTCCTGCCAACATTGGGAACCTTTCTAGATTAATTTATCTTAGATTGGCTTCAAATCAATTGTCTGGTGCCATTCCAATTCAAATAAGCCAGCTAACCAATCTTAGGTTCTTGTACCTTTCCAATAACTCATCCAATGGCTCCATCCCGAAAGAAGTTACGTTTCTCATGTCTCTTGTTCATCTCTCTCTAACAGTAAATGAGTTTACTGGATCAATCCCTTCTTCTATTGGCAATATGACTGACCTAACTGTGCTAGACCTTGAAGGCAACAAACTTTCAGGATCCATTCCAGAAGAGATTGGGAAGCTCAGATCTCTTATTGAACTCTCTTTAGCTTCAAACATGTTCTTGGGTTCCATTCCACAGTCTATTAGAAACTTAGGTAACCTAACATTTTTGTATCTTACCAATAATTTTCTTTCTGGACCAATCCCGGAAGGAATTTGGAGCCTTTTGTCTCTAGAAGaacttttatttcaaaaaaacaaTCTAACCGGTAACATTCCCAATTCAATTGGCAATTTGAAGATGTTAGTTTTTTTAAACATCTTTGGAAATGAGCTTACCGGACATATTCCTTCCTCCATTGGAAATTTAACCAAACTCAAGTATTTGGATCTTTCTCAAAACAACTTATATGGGGCTATCCCTCCCGAATTGGGAACATTGAAGTTACTAGCTTATATTAGTATTTTCGAAAAccagttaagtggtgctcttcCAGATGGATTCAACAATCTTACACATTTAAATGTGCTAATGCTGTCTCAAAACTATCTTACTGGTCATTTACCCCAAAATATTTGCATTGGTAGATCTCTGACAAGATTCGTAGTATCTGAAAATAACTTTGTGGGTGCCATGCCAAGGAGCTTGAAAAACTGTTCTAGTTTACGAGTTATCAATGTCGCTGACAATCAACTATCAGGAAGTATCTCTGAAGAATTTGGCATCCATCCAGATGTGGAATTCATTAatttaaacaagaataaatttTTTGGTCAGTTGTCTTGGAATTGGAGTGGCTATCTGAATTTGACAGCATTGGGGATCTCGAACAATAATCTTTCGGGTAGAATACCAAGTGGGCTTGGAGAGCTATCTCGTCTACAAATACTTTATCTTTCTTCAAATCACTTGCATGGGAAGATTCCAAGAAGTTTGGGGAAGTTGACTTTGTTGCTTTCGCTTAAGCTGCACAACAACAGTCTCTCAGGCAATATACCATCAGAAATTGGTTAG
- the LOC113783276 gene encoding MDIS1-interacting receptor like kinase 2-like, translating to MSRLLNLSLSANNLSGSIPEQIGNCTQLLDLNLSQNALIDSIPSQIGNLPSLATLDLSQNMLESKLPPELGEMKSIETMNLSHNRISGFIPKSFDHCFSLISIDISYNQLEGPLPNISAFQKAPFDSLRNNKGLCGSVTGLKPCSQSTQRNTSRRTTKRMIFVVVAPILATTFLLVVVVGIFILARSRKRSVESKPQEFTRNMFTVWSFDGKMVYENIIDAIENFDPKYCIGAGGFGSVFRAELPNGQVVAVKKLHGMDDGALRRPKDFTNEIRALTNIRHRNIVKLYGFCSHVQHTFLVYEFLEGGSLMHLLTNDETATKFEWIKRVSIVKDVANALSYMHQNCSPSIIHRDISSKNILLDSEYQAHISDFGTARILRPDSSHWTSFAGTHGYAAPELAYTMEVNEKCDVYSFGVLALEVIMGKHPGDFILSTLSASSSTSAVYGVLLRDIVDPRLLSPSKQESKQVTLVAKLALSCIEPNPQLRPTMKQVCVQLLKEIPSQVNIFPVVTIGQLLDLEITNV from the exons ATGTCTAGACTTTTAAATCTTAGTTTGTCGGCCAATAATCTTAGTGGCTCAATTCCAGAACAAATAGGCAATTGCACACAATTGCTGGATTTAAACTTGAGCCAAAATGCACTCATCGATAGTATTCCTTCTCAAATAGGCAATCTTCCCTCACTTGCAACTCTGGATCTCAGCCAAAACATGCTGGAATCCAAATTGCCACCAGAGCTAGGTGAGATGAAAAGCATTGAGACAATGAATCTTTCGCATAATAGGATATCAGGTTTCATCCCAAAAAGCTTTGATCATTGCTTCAGTTTGATTTCCATTGATATATCCTACAATCAATTGGAAGGTCCTCTTCCCAACATTAGTGCATTTCAAAAAGCTCCATTTGATTCCCTGAGAAACAATAAAGGTTTATGTGGCAGTGTTACCGGATTGAAACCTTGCTCTCAATCAACTCAAAGGAACACTAGTAGAAGGACAACTAAAAGAATGATCTTTGTGGTTGTTGCTCCAATACTAGCAACCACGTTTCTTTTGGTCGTGGTTGTAGGCATCTTCATTCTTGCAAGGTCACGTAAGAGAAGCGTGGAGAGTAAGCCTCAGGAATTTACTAGAAATATGTTCACTGTCTGGAGCTTTGATGGGAAAATGGTCTATGAGAACATCATTGATGCAATAGAGAATTTTGACCCTAAGTATTGCATCGGAGCCGGAGGATTTGGAAGTGTATTTAGAGCAGAGTTGCCAAATGGTCAAGTGGTTGCTGTCAAGAAACTTCATGGAATGGATGATGGTGCCTTGAGGAGACCAAAAGATTTCACCAATGAGATCCGTGCACTAACAAATATAAGGCATCGCAACATCGTGAAGCTGTATGGATTCTGTTCACATGTACAACACACTTTCTTGGTTTATGAATTCTTGGAAGGGGGAAGCTTGATGCACCTGTTGACAAATGATGAAACAGCAACCAAGTTCGAATGGATCAAGAGGGTAAGTATTGTTAAAGATGTGGCAAATGCATTATCTTACATGCACCAGAATTGTTCGCCTTCCATAATTCATCGAGATATATCTAGCAAAAATATTTTGTTAGACTCTGAGTATCAAGCCCATATTTCTGATTTTGGTACTGCAAGAATCTTGAGGCCTGATTCATCTCATTGGACTTCATTTGCTGGAACTCATGGATATGCTGCTCCAG AACTTGCTTATACCATGGAAGTAAATGAAAAATGTGATGTTTATAGTTTCGGAGTATTAGCTTTAGAAGTGATCATGGGCAAGCATCCAGGTGATTTCATATTGTCAACATTGTCGGCATCATCATCTACTTCAGCAGTATATGGTGTACTGCTGAGAGATATTGTGGATCCTCGACTATTATCTCCGAGTAAGCAAGAGTCAAAACAAGTGACCTTGGTGGCAAAGCTGGCATTGTCATGTATAGAACCCAATCCTCAATTGAGGCCGACAATGAAACAAGTGTGCGTCCAGCTGCTGAAAGAAATACCATCTCAAGTCAACATATTCCCAGTGGTTACAATTGGACAACTTCTGGACCTAGAAATAACAAATGTTTGA
- the LOC113766920 gene encoding probable leucine-rich repeat receptor-like protein kinase At1g35710 produces MSILKYSICPISLVSCLAILHLLSSSGVNAASDQMHAASTAGSEGKALLTWKASLDNYSQSKLSSWSSSANPCSTWYGVRCNKAGRVSVINITSFGIKGTLDHLNFSSLPHLTTIELSQNALHGTIPSNIGNLSRLTYLSFWLNQLSGAIPIEIGQLTNLRFLYLYNNSFNGSIPKEVMSLKSLVHLILQGNEFTGSIPTSIGNLTDLSVMALGTNKFSGFIPEEIGKLRSLTQLSLSDNTLTGPIPLSIGNLSDLTLLYLFRNYLSGPIPKEIGNLTKLNELNLRGNQLSGPIPEEIGKLRFLVQCSLGANLLMGSIPQSIGNLGNLTFLSLYGNFLSGPLPEEIGNLLSLEDVVLSYNNLTGEIPNSIGNLKMLTSINIFENKLTGHIPSSIGNLTNLIHFELSLNNLYGTIPPELGTLKLLAYVSIFQTQLSGVLPDGFNNLTHLDKLLLNQNYLSGYLPQNICIGSSLTRFIVLGNNFVGAIPRSLKNCSSLQVIDVAYNQLSGNISEEIGLYPYADYIKLNNNKFYGQLPWNWSGYLTLTELRISNNNLSGRIPAGLGEKFGEVDFVA; encoded by the exons ATGTCAATCCTGAAATATTCCATCTGTCCAATTAGTTTAGTTTCATGCTTGGCCATTCTTCACTTGCTCTCCAGTTCTGGAGTCAATGCTGCTTCTGATCAAATGCATGCAGCATCAACTGCTGGAAGTGAAGGGAAAGCTCTTTTAACATGGAAAGCCAGTCTTGACAATTATAGCCAATCTAAGTTGTCATCCTGGTCATCTTCTGCAAATCCTTGCAGTACCTGGTATGGAGTTCGATGTAACAAAGCTGGACGAGTATCGGTGATTAACATCACTAGTTTTGGCATCAAAGGTACACTTGATCATCTCAATTTCTCGTCTCTGCCCCATCTAACTACAATTGAGCTTTCTCAAAATGCACTCCATGGGACCATACCATCCAACATTGGGAACCTTTCTAGACTAACCTATCTTTCCTTCTGGTTAAATCAATTGTCTGGTGCTATTCCTATTGAAATCGGCCAACTAACCAATCTTAGGTTCTTGTACCTTTACAATAACTCATTCAATGGGTCCATCCCAAAAGAAGTTATGTCTCTAAAGTCTCTTGTTCATCTCATTTTGCAAGGAAATGAGTTCACTGGATCAATCCCTACTTCTATTGGCAATCTGACCGACCTATCTGTGATGGCCCTAGGAACCAACAAATTTTCAGGATTCATTCCGGAAGAGATTGGGAAACTGAGATCTCTTACTCAACTCTCTTTATCTGACAACACCCTCACAGGTCCAATTCCCCTGTCTATTGGAAACTTAAGTGACCTGACCCTGCTGTATCTTTTCCGAAATTATCTTTCTGGACCTATTCCCAAAGAAATTGGAAACTTGACTAAACTAAATGAATTAAATCTTCGTGGGAACCAGCTATCAGGTCCCATTCCAGAAGAGATTGGGAAACTCAGGTTTCTTGTTCAATGCTCTCTTGGGGCGAATTTGCTTATGGGTTCCATCCCGCAGTCTATTGGAAACTTAGGTAACCTGACTTTCCTGTCTCTTTACGGTAATTTTCTTTCCGGCCCCCTCCCGGAAGAAATTGGGAACCTTTTATCCCTTGAAGATGTTGTACTTTCTTATAACAATCTCACCGGTGAGATTCCCAATTCAATTGGTAATTTGAAGATGTTAACTTCTATAAACATTTTTGAAAACAAGCTTACCGGGCATATTCCTTCCTCCATTGGAAATTTGACCAATCTCATTCACTTTGAACTTTCTCTAAACAACTTATACGGAACTATCCCTCCCGAATTGGGAACATTGAAGTTACTAGCTTATGTTAGTATTTTCCAAACCCAGCTAAGTGGTGTTCTTCCAGATGGATTCAACAATCTTACACATTTAGATAAACTACTGCTGAACCAAAACTATCTTAGCGGTTATTTACCCCAAAATATTTGCATTGGTAGCTCACTGACGAGGTTCATTGTATTGGGAAATAACTTTGTCGGTGCTATACCAAGGAGCTTGAAAAACTGTTCTAGTTTACAAGTTATCGATGTTGCTTACAACCAACTGTCAGGAAATATCTCTGAAGAAATTGGCCTCTATCCATATGCAGATTATATTAAATTAAACAATAACAAATTTTATGGTCAGTTGCCTTGGAATTGGAGCGGCTATCTGACCTTGACAGAGTTGAGGATCTCGAACAATAATCTTTCCGGCAGAATACCAGCTGGGCTTGGAGAG AAGTTTGGGGAAGTTGACTTTGTTGCTTGA